In one Acanthochromis polyacanthus isolate Apoly-LR-REF ecotype Palm Island chromosome 20, KAUST_Apoly_ChrSc, whole genome shotgun sequence genomic region, the following are encoded:
- the tnk2a gene encoding activated CDC42 kinase 1 isoform X2: MQCEEGTEWLLELLTDVQLQQYFLRIRDELNVTRLSHFDYVKNEDLEKIGMGRPGQRRLWEAVKRRRALYKRKSWMSKVFPVKRPDSDPQQPLPQGASSGTVPASSESAASLTCLIRESELQLFERLGDGTFGVVRRGEWTGPNGRVLSVAIKCLKAGVLDSDGLDDFIREVNAMHSLSHQNLIRLYGIVLTQPMKMVAELAPLGSLLDRLRKRQGHILISSLCNYAVQVACGMAYLEQKRFLHRDLAARNVLLSTNETVKIGDFGLMRALPTHTDQYIMEEGHKIPFPWCAPESLKSRTFSHASDTWMFGVTLWEMFTHGQEPWMGLNGSQILHKVDVEAERLCKPDDCPQDIYNVMLQCWSPKPEDRPTFIALRDFLLETMPTDMRALQDFEEEDKLQIKMNDVITIIEGRAEHYWWRGQNRRTLRVGQFPRHVVTSVAGLSAHDISRPLKHSFIHTGHGDTDPHRSWGHADRIDSLYLGNPMDPPDVLGMDSGVARPTKLPNRAKKQPPPRPPQPAVLLKKPFYDSVMDDYDDEDDTSASSGLKRLGVSLGLKLRPWEGSGVRSAKSEVSLIDFTDDSFSSTTPSPLTETRQPDEDTLKDTPSILDWPLPQPAYDEVTTDLEDQSEDQEVRSINKGFAEEASATPGTGMSGRSESQSADLFQELQREVMVKLQVPMATGRSLPSSPLPMPLAPLGPHRQICLPPPSPSSISSFTSSFEDRPVLPPRSPVPPLRPSKHNISTRTINPQARSSSISLGDEDDTPPQIPPRDHAFSQPGSRSSSPLPLVPPLSSSPVVLPPPPISVSPRRASGLLGPLLSSSSLSSSSSPPQAASYSSRLAPPGSSYSSSSLLDPLAFREGRGLSSLIDSPQSSAPAPLPERPAFLERYGAANMAAVKPMMQQQHPGGVKPNTSYNNNNGGAATPSMQQEQSVTQVQGAVHGVTMDECQAALRSHSWSIPQAINHLKVEQLFRLGLRSRAECEELLQRCQWNLEQASTLMLDTYGPHLKRK; this comes from the exons ATGCAGTGTGAGGAGGGCACGGAGtggctgctggagctgctgacagatgtgcagctgcagcagtattTCCTGCGCATCCGTGACGAACTCAACGTCACGCGACTCTCCCACTTCGACTACGTCAAGAATGAAGACCTGGAGAAGATCGGCATGGGACGCCCCG GTCAGAGGAGGCTTTGGGAGGCAGTCAAGAGGAGAAGAGCTCTTTATAAACGCAAGTCCTGGATGAGCAAG GTGTTTCCAGTGAAACGGCCAGACAGCGACCCCCAGCAGCCCCTTCCCCAAGGCGCATCGTCCGGCACGGTCCCAGCCAGCAGCGAGTCGGCGGCTTCCCTCACCTGCCTGATCAGAGAGTCggagctgcagctgtttgagCGGCTCGGAGACGGAACATTCGGGGTGGTGCGGCGAGGAGAGTGGACCGGACCCAACGGCAGAGTG CTGTCAGTGGCAATAAAGTGTCTGAAGGCGGGTGTGCTGGACTCAGACGGTCTGGACGATTTCATCAGAGAGGTGAACGCCATGCATTCACTGAGCCACCAGAACCTCATCCGCCTGTATGGTATCGTCCTCACACAGCCCATGAAGATG GTGGCTGAGCTGGCTCCTCTGGGCTCCCTGCTGGATCGTCTCAGAAAGCGTCAGGGTCACATCCTCATCTCCTCGCTGTGTAACTACGCCGTGCAG GTGGCGTGTGGGATGGCCTACCTGGAGCAGAAGCGCTTCCTCCACAGGGATCTGGCCGCCCGCAACGTTCTGCTGTCCACCAATGAAACAGTGAAGATCGGAGACTTTGGCCTGATGAGGGCGCTGCCTACACACACCGACCAGTACATCATGGAGGAGGGCCACAAAATCCCTTTCCCATG GTGTGCCCCAGAGTCTCTCAAGTCTCGTACTTTCTCCCATGCCTCTGACACCTggatgtttggggtcactctaTGGGAGATGTTCACCCACGGACAGGAGCCGTGGATGGGCTTAAATGGGAGCCAG ATCCTCCACAAGGTGGACGTGGAGGCTGAGAGGCTGTGCAAACCAGACGACTGTCCTCAGGACATTTACAACGTCATGCTGCAGTGCTGGAGCCCCAAACCTGAAGACAGACCGACCTTCATCGCCCTCAGAGACTTCCTGCTAGAG ACTATGCCCACAGACATGAGAGCCCTGCAGGACTTTGAGGAGGAAGACAAGCTCCAGATTAAAATGAACGATGTCATCACCATCATAGAGGGAAG GGCAGAGCACTACTGGTGGCGAGGTCAGAACCGGCGGACGCTGCGTGTCGGCCAGTTTCCTCGTCATGTGGTGACGTCGGTCGCCGGTCTGTCCGCCCACGACATCAGCCGACCGCTAAAACACTCCTttatccacactggacatggaGACACAGACCCTCACAGGAGCTGGGGACACGCAGACCGCATAGACAG TCTGTATTTGGGAAACCCCATGGACCCTCCTGATGTCCTTGGAATGGATTCAGGTGTTGCAAGACCAACCAAACTCCCCAACCGTGCAAAAa AGCAGCCTCCTCCTCGTCCACCCCAGCCTGCCGTTCTGCTCAAGA AGCCGTTCTACGACTCGGTGATGGACGACTACGACGACGAGGACGACACCAGCGCTTCGTCGGGGCTGAAGAGGCTGGGAGTGTCCCTGGGTCTGAAGCTGCGACCGTGGGAGGGGTCCGGCGTGCGCTCGGCCAAAAGCGAAGTGTCGCTCATCGATTTCACCGATGACAGCTTCAGCTCGACCACGCCGTCACCGCTCACCGAGACACGGCAGCCGGATGAGGACACGCTGAAG gACACTCCCTCCATCCTGGACTGGCCCCTTCCTCAGCCAGCTTACGACGAAGTTACTACAGACCTCGAGGACCAGTCTGAGGACCAGGAGGTGCGATCGATCAACAAAGGGTTCGCCGAAGAGGCCTCTGCGACCCCTGGCACCGGCATGTCGGGCAGGAGCGAGTCTCAATCAGCCGACCTGTTCCAGGAGCTGCAGAGAGAG GTGATGGTGAAGCTgcaggttcccatggcaacaggCCGCTcgctcccctcctcccctctcccgATGCCTCTGGCTCCTTTGGGCCCCCACCGTCAGATCTGCCTGCCTCCCCCCTCCCcgtcctccatctcctccttcacctcctctttcGAGGACCGGCCGGTGTTGCCCCCTCGCAGCCCCGTCCCTCCCCTGCGTCCCTCCAAACACAACATCTCCACCCGCACCATCAACCCACAGGCCCGGTCCAGCTCCATTTCACTGGGCGACGAGGACGACACGCCTCCTCAGATCCCACCCAGAGACCACGCCTTCTCTCAGCCGGGCTCCCgctcctcctctcccctcccacTAGTGCCACCGCTCTCCTCCTCACCCGTGGTCCTGCCCCCTCCTCCCATCTCTGTCTCCCCACGTCGGGCGTCCGGACTCCTGGGTCCCCTCCTGTCTTCCAGCTCCCTGTCCTCTTCATCATCCCCGCCTCAAGCTGCTTCCTATTCTTCACGGCTGGCACCTCCAGGCTCCTCCTACTCCTCCAGCTCCTTACTGGATCCTTTGGCATTTCGTGAGGGGCGTGGCCTCTCCTCCTTGATTGACAGCCCTCAAAGCTCTGCTCCCGCCCCCCTGCCAGAGAGGCCAGCTTTTCTGGAGAG atacGGAGCAGCCAACATGGCAGCAGTGAAGCCcatgatgcagcagcagcaccccGGTGGAGTCAAACCAAACACCtcctacaacaacaacaatggagGAGCTGCAACTCCCAGCATGCAACAGGAGCAGAGCGTCACACAG GTCCAAGGAGCAGTGCACGGTGTCACCATGGACGAGTGTCAGGCCGCTCTGCGAAGTCACAGCTGGAGCATCCCACAGGCCATAAACCATTTGAAA GTGGAGCAGCTGTTTCGGTTGGGGCTGCGTTCAAGAGCAGAGTGTGAGGAGCTTCTGCAGCGCTGCCAGTGGAACCTGGAACAGGCCAGCACGCTCATGCTGGACACGTACGGACCGCATCTCAAGAG GAAGTGA
- the tnk2a gene encoding activated CDC42 kinase 1 isoform X1: MGESYMYQRLPYARGEGEGEDEEERDRSVGGQMMQCEEGTEWLLELLTDVQLQQYFLRIRDELNVTRLSHFDYVKNEDLEKIGMGRPGQRRLWEAVKRRRALYKRKSWMSKVFPVKRPDSDPQQPLPQGASSGTVPASSESAASLTCLIRESELQLFERLGDGTFGVVRRGEWTGPNGRVLSVAIKCLKAGVLDSDGLDDFIREVNAMHSLSHQNLIRLYGIVLTQPMKMVAELAPLGSLLDRLRKRQGHILISSLCNYAVQVACGMAYLEQKRFLHRDLAARNVLLSTNETVKIGDFGLMRALPTHTDQYIMEEGHKIPFPWCAPESLKSRTFSHASDTWMFGVTLWEMFTHGQEPWMGLNGSQILHKVDVEAERLCKPDDCPQDIYNVMLQCWSPKPEDRPTFIALRDFLLETMPTDMRALQDFEEEDKLQIKMNDVITIIEGRAEHYWWRGQNRRTLRVGQFPRHVVTSVAGLSAHDISRPLKHSFIHTGHGDTDPHRSWGHADRIDSLYLGNPMDPPDVLGMDSGVARPTKLPNRAKKQPPPRPPQPAVLLKKPFYDSVMDDYDDEDDTSASSGLKRLGVSLGLKLRPWEGSGVRSAKSEVSLIDFTDDSFSSTTPSPLTETRQPDEDTLKDTPSILDWPLPQPAYDEVTTDLEDQSEDQEVRSINKGFAEEASATPGTGMSGRSESQSADLFQELQREVMVKLQVPMATGRSLPSSPLPMPLAPLGPHRQICLPPPSPSSISSFTSSFEDRPVLPPRSPVPPLRPSKHNISTRTINPQARSSSISLGDEDDTPPQIPPRDHAFSQPGSRSSSPLPLVPPLSSSPVVLPPPPISVSPRRASGLLGPLLSSSSLSSSSSPPQAASYSSRLAPPGSSYSSSSLLDPLAFREGRGLSSLIDSPQSSAPAPLPERPAFLERYGAANMAAVKPMMQQQHPGGVKPNTSYNNNNGGAATPSMQQEQSVTQVQGAVHGVTMDECQAALRSHSWSIPQAINHLKVEQLFRLGLRSRAECEELLQRCQWNLEQASTLMLDTYGPHLKRK; encoded by the exons ATGGGGGAGAGCTATATGTACCAGCGACTCCCCTACGccagaggagagggggagggggaggacgaagaagagagagacaggagtGTCGGGGGACAAATG ATGCAGTGTGAGGAGGGCACGGAGtggctgctggagctgctgacagatgtgcagctgcagcagtattTCCTGCGCATCCGTGACGAACTCAACGTCACGCGACTCTCCCACTTCGACTACGTCAAGAATGAAGACCTGGAGAAGATCGGCATGGGACGCCCCG GTCAGAGGAGGCTTTGGGAGGCAGTCAAGAGGAGAAGAGCTCTTTATAAACGCAAGTCCTGGATGAGCAAG GTGTTTCCAGTGAAACGGCCAGACAGCGACCCCCAGCAGCCCCTTCCCCAAGGCGCATCGTCCGGCACGGTCCCAGCCAGCAGCGAGTCGGCGGCTTCCCTCACCTGCCTGATCAGAGAGTCggagctgcagctgtttgagCGGCTCGGAGACGGAACATTCGGGGTGGTGCGGCGAGGAGAGTGGACCGGACCCAACGGCAGAGTG CTGTCAGTGGCAATAAAGTGTCTGAAGGCGGGTGTGCTGGACTCAGACGGTCTGGACGATTTCATCAGAGAGGTGAACGCCATGCATTCACTGAGCCACCAGAACCTCATCCGCCTGTATGGTATCGTCCTCACACAGCCCATGAAGATG GTGGCTGAGCTGGCTCCTCTGGGCTCCCTGCTGGATCGTCTCAGAAAGCGTCAGGGTCACATCCTCATCTCCTCGCTGTGTAACTACGCCGTGCAG GTGGCGTGTGGGATGGCCTACCTGGAGCAGAAGCGCTTCCTCCACAGGGATCTGGCCGCCCGCAACGTTCTGCTGTCCACCAATGAAACAGTGAAGATCGGAGACTTTGGCCTGATGAGGGCGCTGCCTACACACACCGACCAGTACATCATGGAGGAGGGCCACAAAATCCCTTTCCCATG GTGTGCCCCAGAGTCTCTCAAGTCTCGTACTTTCTCCCATGCCTCTGACACCTggatgtttggggtcactctaTGGGAGATGTTCACCCACGGACAGGAGCCGTGGATGGGCTTAAATGGGAGCCAG ATCCTCCACAAGGTGGACGTGGAGGCTGAGAGGCTGTGCAAACCAGACGACTGTCCTCAGGACATTTACAACGTCATGCTGCAGTGCTGGAGCCCCAAACCTGAAGACAGACCGACCTTCATCGCCCTCAGAGACTTCCTGCTAGAG ACTATGCCCACAGACATGAGAGCCCTGCAGGACTTTGAGGAGGAAGACAAGCTCCAGATTAAAATGAACGATGTCATCACCATCATAGAGGGAAG GGCAGAGCACTACTGGTGGCGAGGTCAGAACCGGCGGACGCTGCGTGTCGGCCAGTTTCCTCGTCATGTGGTGACGTCGGTCGCCGGTCTGTCCGCCCACGACATCAGCCGACCGCTAAAACACTCCTttatccacactggacatggaGACACAGACCCTCACAGGAGCTGGGGACACGCAGACCGCATAGACAG TCTGTATTTGGGAAACCCCATGGACCCTCCTGATGTCCTTGGAATGGATTCAGGTGTTGCAAGACCAACCAAACTCCCCAACCGTGCAAAAa AGCAGCCTCCTCCTCGTCCACCCCAGCCTGCCGTTCTGCTCAAGA AGCCGTTCTACGACTCGGTGATGGACGACTACGACGACGAGGACGACACCAGCGCTTCGTCGGGGCTGAAGAGGCTGGGAGTGTCCCTGGGTCTGAAGCTGCGACCGTGGGAGGGGTCCGGCGTGCGCTCGGCCAAAAGCGAAGTGTCGCTCATCGATTTCACCGATGACAGCTTCAGCTCGACCACGCCGTCACCGCTCACCGAGACACGGCAGCCGGATGAGGACACGCTGAAG gACACTCCCTCCATCCTGGACTGGCCCCTTCCTCAGCCAGCTTACGACGAAGTTACTACAGACCTCGAGGACCAGTCTGAGGACCAGGAGGTGCGATCGATCAACAAAGGGTTCGCCGAAGAGGCCTCTGCGACCCCTGGCACCGGCATGTCGGGCAGGAGCGAGTCTCAATCAGCCGACCTGTTCCAGGAGCTGCAGAGAGAG GTGATGGTGAAGCTgcaggttcccatggcaacaggCCGCTcgctcccctcctcccctctcccgATGCCTCTGGCTCCTTTGGGCCCCCACCGTCAGATCTGCCTGCCTCCCCCCTCCCcgtcctccatctcctccttcacctcctctttcGAGGACCGGCCGGTGTTGCCCCCTCGCAGCCCCGTCCCTCCCCTGCGTCCCTCCAAACACAACATCTCCACCCGCACCATCAACCCACAGGCCCGGTCCAGCTCCATTTCACTGGGCGACGAGGACGACACGCCTCCTCAGATCCCACCCAGAGACCACGCCTTCTCTCAGCCGGGCTCCCgctcctcctctcccctcccacTAGTGCCACCGCTCTCCTCCTCACCCGTGGTCCTGCCCCCTCCTCCCATCTCTGTCTCCCCACGTCGGGCGTCCGGACTCCTGGGTCCCCTCCTGTCTTCCAGCTCCCTGTCCTCTTCATCATCCCCGCCTCAAGCTGCTTCCTATTCTTCACGGCTGGCACCTCCAGGCTCCTCCTACTCCTCCAGCTCCTTACTGGATCCTTTGGCATTTCGTGAGGGGCGTGGCCTCTCCTCCTTGATTGACAGCCCTCAAAGCTCTGCTCCCGCCCCCCTGCCAGAGAGGCCAGCTTTTCTGGAGAG atacGGAGCAGCCAACATGGCAGCAGTGAAGCCcatgatgcagcagcagcaccccGGTGGAGTCAAACCAAACACCtcctacaacaacaacaatggagGAGCTGCAACTCCCAGCATGCAACAGGAGCAGAGCGTCACACAG GTCCAAGGAGCAGTGCACGGTGTCACCATGGACGAGTGTCAGGCCGCTCTGCGAAGTCACAGCTGGAGCATCCCACAGGCCATAAACCATTTGAAA GTGGAGCAGCTGTTTCGGTTGGGGCTGCGTTCAAGAGCAGAGTGTGAGGAGCTTCTGCAGCGCTGCCAGTGGAACCTGGAACAGGCCAGCACGCTCATGCTGGACACGTACGGACCGCATCTCAAGAG GAAGTGA